In Parafrankia irregularis, the genomic window ACCAGCTGGTGCTCTCGGCCGCCGCGCTGCGAGCCACCATCCGGCTGCTGCGCGGTCAGCTCGAGTGGGAGAAGACCACCCATCTCGGCGCGCACCACATCGTGCCCACCCCGCGGGATCCCAACTCCCGCGAACGTGATCTCGCGCCCCGCGGACTCGAAGGTGTCTCGTGACCACCACCAGCCTTCCTGACGGCACCGCCCCGGCCGCGCTGGTGGCCGAAAGCCCTGCGCTGCCCGCGCAGCCCGTGCCGCGGGAGGGCGCTCTGGCCGGTGTGCGGGACGCGGTGGGACGGCTGGTACGCCGGGCCGCGACCGCTGCCCGCGCGCACCGGACCGGGGTCGTGCTCGTCCTCGCCCTCGCCGTCGGCGCGGGACTGCTGCACGGCATCAACTTCGACGGCTGGCCCGGCCGCGTCAACGAGGACGAGGGCACCTACGCCGCCCAGGCGTTCGCGATCGAGCGCTGGGGCCAGATCTCCCACTACTCCTACTGGTACGATCACCCGTTCGGCGGATGGCTGTTCATCGCCTCCTACACCACCCTGACCCAGGCCTTCGACCGGACCGCGACCGCCGTCACCGCGGCCCGCGAGGCCATGCTCTGGGTGCACGTCGCCAGCTGCGTGCTCCTGTACATGCTGAGTCGGCGCCTCGGCATGCGGCGGTTCTTCGCGGCACTGGCGGTCGTGCTCTTCTCCGTCTCCCCGCTCGCCATCTGGTACCAGCGGATGGCGTTCCTGGACAACATCTCCACGCTGTGGGTGCTTGCCGCCCTGGTCTGCGTGGCCTCACCGGACCGCAGCGTCGGCGCGGCCACCCGGGCCGGCATCTTCATGGCGTTCGCGTTCTGGTCGAAGGAGACCAGCCTCGTCCTGCTACCGGGGGTCTACCTGCTGCTCTGGCAGAACCGGGACCATCGGAACTGGCGGTTCGCGCGGCGCAACTTCCTCGGTTTCCTCTCCGGCATCGCCGGCATCTACATCCTGTACGCCGTCACCAAGAACGAGCTGTTCGAAGGCGAAGGCCACGTATCGCTGTGGTGGGCGGTCAAATGGCAGCTGCTCGACCGGACCCCCAGCGGCAGCGTGCTCGATCCCGACAGCGGCACTCGCGGCATCGCCGATCTCTGGCTCGGAATGGATCCCTATCTGCTCGGTGCCGGGGCGGTCGCGGCGGTCGTCCTGCTGGTCGCGGTACGCCGGTTCCGCGCCGTCGCGTTCCTTCTGCTGATGCAGATCGTCTTCATGGCGCGAAACGGCTACATGCCCTATGCGTACGTGACGTCGATGCTGCCCTTCGCCGCGATCTGCGCGGCGGGCCTGCTCGACGTGGTCGCGCCGTCGCGCGGTATTCGTCCCCTGGTCGTGCTGGGTGCCCGGAACCCCGGACGCCGGCGGGTGGTGCCGAAGGCACCGTCCTGGCTGACCGGCGCCATCCCGGCCCAGCGCGGCCGTCCCGAACCGAGCAGGCCCGCGCCGAACCAGAGCGGGTCTGATTCGCGCACGGCGGCCGACGGCGGAGGGCCGGTCGGCGGTCGCCGGCGGGTCGGGTTCTGGGTGCGCGCCGCCGCGGTCGCCAGCGTCCTGGCCCTGGGCGTGCTGACCATTCCGCCCCGGTGGGCGCCGCTGTTGCGCGACGCCATCACCGAGGACGCCGGTGCCCCCAGCCGGGAGGCGACGCAGTGGTTCATCGACCACTACGAGAGGGGGCAGATCGTCATCACCGACGACAACATCTGGACGGACCTCGTGGTGGCCGGGATGGATCCGGTGCCCGTCTGGTTCTACAAGCTCGACCTCGACCCGGCTGTCCGGCGCACCGTCCCGAACGGCTGGTCCGACATCGACTATGTGATTCTGGGCGATCTGACCCCGACCACGCTGGAGACGCTCCCCACGGTCGCCGAAGCGATCGAGCACTCCGAGGTCGTCGCCTCGTTCGGTGACGGCGAGGTCATGATTCGCAAGGTGATCCCGCCCACCTGCACCGACCGGACACCACGAGGGGCCCGGTGCACCGCGCCGGCCGCCGGGGGGTGACCCCCGGCGGGCGCCGGGAGGTGGCACTGGCCCGCCCAGCATCCCCGCAGCTCCGCCGTTCGGTATCATGGCTGGAGAGCAGGGCCGTTAGCTCAATTGGCAGAGCATCCGGCTTTTAACCGGTGAGTTCAGGGTTCGAGTCCCTGACGGCCCACGTCGCAAGGTGGTTTCCGCGCATTTGCCAAGGGTTTCCTGGGGTCTTGTGGTTCGATCTCTCCCGGCCCCGGGAACTTGCGGATCCGATCTCGCGGCACCCGCGGATCCTGCCGTAGCCGGGCCATTTTCTCCGCATAGCGGCTGTGACGAGCATCCCTGATCCAAAAACGCACCTTCGATCAGCAGGCGGGCCGTCGACCGGCGTCCCCATCCCGAAAGTGAGATTCTCATCGCTATACCCACTGCTCAGTTCTCCGCACCGGACACGACACAACCCCGGCCGCGCCAGGTACTGCCGCCGCTGACCAACAACCTCTTCCAGGCGCCCGACTTCGGCGAGACCCATCCCGACGCTCCGGACGCGACGGAGCCCGGATCTGGATCCGGGCCGGCCGACCGTCGCCCCTCGGGCCAGGCGAAACCGACCTTCACCGCCACACAGCGCCGTCCGCCGCGTTCCGGTAACCGTGGGGCATCGACACGGACGCGAGCCCAGGGCCAGTCCGGCGGCAGGTTCTCCCCACGCAACCCCTCCGCGTGACCTCCTGATCAGCGCCACTGCATTCAGCTCGAGTCGCCGCGGTCAGGCCGTCCAGCTCTGGTAGCTCAGGCCGGTAGCTCTGCCGAACTCGGAACTGTCGGCTGTGACGACGCCAGACCACCTGTGGGTGGGTGATGCTCCATGATGGGCGGCTTCGCCCGGCACCATGGCCAGATGGACGCCGACCCGCTGATGACCGTTATCGAGGTGGCCAATCACCTGCGCCTGACGGCGTCGTCGTGGCGTGCCGAGGTCGCGGACGGAACCGCGCCGGCCCCGGACGAGCCGGATGAC contains:
- a CDS encoding ArnT family glycosyltransferase, which codes for MTTTSLPDGTAPAALVAESPALPAQPVPREGALAGVRDAVGRLVRRAATAARAHRTGVVLVLALAVGAGLLHGINFDGWPGRVNEDEGTYAAQAFAIERWGQISHYSYWYDHPFGGWLFIASYTTLTQAFDRTATAVTAAREAMLWVHVASCVLLYMLSRRLGMRRFFAALAVVLFSVSPLAIWYQRMAFLDNISTLWVLAALVCVASPDRSVGAATRAGIFMAFAFWSKETSLVLLPGVYLLLWQNRDHRNWRFARRNFLGFLSGIAGIYILYAVTKNELFEGEGHVSLWWAVKWQLLDRTPSGSVLDPDSGTRGIADLWLGMDPYLLGAGAVAAVVLLVAVRRFRAVAFLLLMQIVFMARNGYMPYAYVTSMLPFAAICAAGLLDVVAPSRGIRPLVVLGARNPGRRRVVPKAPSWLTGAIPAQRGRPEPSRPAPNQSGSDSRTAADGGGPVGGRRRVGFWVRAAAVASVLALGVLTIPPRWAPLLRDAITEDAGAPSREATQWFIDHYERGQIVITDDNIWTDLVVAGMDPVPVWFYKLDLDPAVRRTVPNGWSDIDYVILGDLTPTTLETLPTVAEAIEHSEVVASFGDGEVMIRKVIPPTCTDRTPRGARCTAPAAGG